In Roseomonas fluvialis, one genomic interval encodes:
- a CDS encoding threonine dehydratase, with protein MFTLTDLEAAAELVHGTFRPTPAIPWPMLAARTGAEVWVKHENHTPTGAFKVRGGLVYMDRLARERRGVRGVVSATRGNHGQSLAYAGRRHGVPVTILVPHGNSIEKNAAMRALGARLIEHGRDFDEARIEARRLADAEGLEFAPSFAPDLVVGVATYALELFRAAPSLDALFVPIGLGSGICGCILARDLLGLSTQIIGVQSTEAPSYQRSLEAGHIVELNSANTRADGMATRVPDPAAFEIIRRGAARIVTVTDDEVAAAIRAYWTDTHNLAEGAGAAPLAALLQERERWQGKRVATILCGGNIDIDLFRDWVLGAA; from the coding sequence ATGTTCACGCTGACCGACCTCGAAGCCGCCGCTGAACTGGTGCATGGCACCTTCCGCCCCACCCCCGCCATCCCCTGGCCGATGCTGGCCGCGCGCACCGGCGCCGAGGTCTGGGTCAAGCATGAGAACCACACCCCAACCGGCGCTTTCAAGGTGCGGGGCGGGCTGGTCTATATGGACCGCCTGGCGCGCGAACGGCGCGGCGTGCGCGGCGTGGTCAGCGCCACCCGCGGCAATCACGGGCAGTCGCTGGCCTATGCAGGGCGGCGCCACGGCGTGCCCGTGACAATCCTGGTCCCGCACGGCAACAGCATCGAGAAGAACGCGGCGATGCGTGCCCTGGGCGCGCGCCTGATCGAACATGGCCGCGACTTCGACGAGGCGCGCATCGAGGCGCGGCGCCTGGCCGATGCCGAAGGGCTGGAATTCGCGCCCAGCTTCGCGCCGGACCTCGTGGTGGGTGTGGCGACCTATGCTCTGGAACTGTTTCGCGCGGCCCCGTCGCTCGATGCGCTGTTCGTGCCGATCGGGCTCGGGTCGGGCATCTGCGGCTGCATCCTGGCGCGTGACCTGCTCGGGCTCTCCACGCAGATCATCGGCGTGCAGAGCACCGAGGCGCCGAGCTACCAGCGATCCCTGGAAGCGGGGCACATCGTCGAACTGAACAGTGCCAACACCCGCGCCGACGGCATGGCGACGCGCGTGCCCGACCCGGCGGCCTTCGAGATCATCCGCCGCGGCGCCGCACGCATCGTGACCGTGACCGACGACGAGGTCGCGGCCGCGATCCGCGCCTATTGGACCGACACGCACAACCTGGCGGAAGGCGCGGGGGCCGCGCCGCTCGCCGCGCTGCTGCAGGAACGCGAGCGCTGGCAGGGAAAGCGCGTCGCGACCATCCTGTGCGGCGGTAACATCGACATCGACCTGTTCCGCGACTGGGTGCTGGGGGCTGCATGA
- a CDS encoding cold-shock protein, which yields MPIGTVKWFNATKGFGFIVPQDGGKDVFVHVTAVQKAGLTGLNENQKVSYEVVTERGKAAATNLKIV from the coding sequence ATGCCGATCGGCACCGTGAAGTGGTTCAACGCAACGAAGGGCTTCGGCTTCATCGTGCCGCAGGACGGCGGCAAGGATGTCTTCGTCCATGTGACCGCCGTGCAGAAGGCGGGCCTCACGGGGCTGAACGAAAACCAGAAGGTCAGCTACGAGGTGGTGACCGAACGCGGCAAGGCGGCGGCGACCAACCTCAAGATCGTCTGA